The genomic interval GAGGCCGGACTCGTCGAGTTCGGCCTCTTCGGCTATCACGGCGCCTCGACCGCGGGTATCGCCGCCCGCGCCGACGTTCCGCAGCCCCACGTCTACGCGAGCTTCGCGACGAAGCACGAGCTGTTCCTCGCCTGCGTCGCCGCGGCGGCCGAGGAGCTCGCGCTCGGCGACGCGGAGGGCGGTCGCGCGGACGGAGGCCACGCGGACGCGGGGGAGCGCGGGCGGACCGACGCCGCGGCGGGGGAGCGCCTCGACGCGGACGCGGGGGTGCGTTCCGCGGAACCCGATCAGTCGTGCAGCGGTGCCCGCATCCTGCTCCAGGCGGTCGCCGCCGCGGAAGCGCTGCCCGCGGCACCGCGGGCCGAGCTGCGCGGGCTCCTCGCGGGGCTCCGCGATCGCCTGGGCGCCGAGGGCTTCGACGCGACGCTCAGCGCGGCGGCGCGGTCGCTGCTGGCG from Leucobacter allii carries:
- a CDS encoding TetR/AcrR family transcriptional regulator — translated: MVGHRPRRKPGENRQRLVEAGLVEFGLFGYHGASTAGIAARADVPQPHVYASFATKHELFLACVAAAAEELALGDAEGGRADGGHADAGERGRTDAAAGERLDADAGVRSAEPDQSCSGARILLQAVAAAEALPAAPRAELRGLLAGLRDRLGAEGFDATLSAAARSLLA